TTGTAATTGTAAGTGTAACTACAGTTTCATGAAGTAGAAGGCCTTCTTCTAATTCTCACACAGATTGGTATATACAGTAACCCGAAAACTCCCAGTACATTTGCTCATACAAAGAGGCAACCTCACCTGACAACCTTAAGTATGACTTGTAAAGTGAAAGCAGATTATCCAAAATTCATGACCTAAGATTTGCAATCAAGAACAGTATAAGTTGAAAAGTAATCTTACAAGTGAATTTTTTACTCTGCAtgtaatacataaatttacttCACAATGAACTAAAGAAATAACGAACAAGCCAGTTAGTTAAATTCACTCCCACAAGCACTTGATTTGATGAGTATGCTTGAAATTATAAGTCATAACAACACTTCCATCCATTCTTTTCAGCACAAAGCTCTCCACCAAAACAAAGCATCCAAACTTTCTCCATCCTTCGGCACCTCTTTCAAACTCCTCCACTCTATCAACCCTCGTCATTCTATCATCACCGCCAAACCATCCAACTCTTTCCTCCTCCCAtttcattctctcaacaatctCCAAACTCAAACCTACACTCActtcttctccatcaattcCAAAACTCTTGAACCACATCGTGTAATCAACCACATTGTTCTCATCCCACACAGCCTCCTTGCCTCCAACCCATACAACTTCTCTTTGAACAACTGCATTAACCATTACAATGTTGCCATGATCAATACCATCACGCTCAAATATCTGTTCCCATCTTTGCTCAAGGGTCATCTCGTAAAACACTGAATTTGCCATCTGATCTCTTGACGTTAGCATGTCATCTTTAATGAACATGAAAGGGCAATACCATTTTCCTATCACAACCACTTGTGAACTCTGGTGGGGCAGTGGAAAGTTTAAGTCAGGAAGGCGAGCACGAAGAGTAGAGTCAAGCCCTAGAGCCTCACCTAGTGTGTAGCTTCTTAGAGTATGGGATTCAACTTCCCATCCCTTCCTCCTTAAAAAGTAAGGAGGCAAAGCACCATGAGCCACAGATTTGGCCAAAAAACCCCCATTTTTGTAATTAGCAATCTCAAATTGCTGATATGTGTCACGAGGATCAAATGGTCTTGGCTTTACATCTTCAACTTCATCACAGCAACAAGTATTCATCATGTCTTCTTCTGTGGAACAAGCATAAGCCTTCctgtgaaaaaaatatataaatattagctGACAAGATGTAAGAGCTTACATCTAAGAAAACACTTAATCTACGTAACTAAAGGAATAATGCTTACCCTTTATGCTTTCCATGTGACTCGATCACGTAGTACAGGTTGCTGGACAATGGCTGGTTAATAACAGGAAAAAAGATAACATCTTGGTAATGTCTATGCTTTCCTGAAGAATATGTAGTAGTTAAGTTCTTGTTCTGAGGGAAAGGCAGATCAATAAATTTTCGGTCCTTAGACATTCCAAAACAACTATAAGTCACAGAGTCTTCATCTTCAAGGACTACATAGCCAGAATTCGGACCATCAGGAGGTAATGACCAAGACTCTGGATTACTTCTATAGTAAGAGAGAGGTCTCGTTACATGCATGGTTACTCTTTTCTTGTTGTAATTCTCAGTTTGGTGCTACCAGAGATGGCATTTATATAGATTGCTCATACATTTAATTTAGTTTCCTTAAACAACTACACAACATGCTCTTCTTGGAATGTTTTAGCAGAAGACTTACTCGGATGGTTCCCTTTGGTTGACATTTTAATTTGCTTGATTAGTATCTTACATGCATGATACTCCACTAGACAAGCTATAAGACTTTCTGGAATGATTTGATTCGATTTACACATAAGTTCTactccaaatatatatatatatatatatatatatatatatatatatatatatatatatatatgagttgggctcaatggagaccaaaaattttggagtcattagagactacaagatctgccgttaaataatatggcaattaatggacatgattaaatattctttgtcctgcatttcttatCCTGCATttctaattttgtaatattaataatttacactattcttgtcctgcatttctagtaatgtattattaatattcttgtcctgcatttcttgtttttagttttaattcaaaactatgtttgtaatttacactattcttgtcctgcatttctagtaatgtaatattaacaatttgtcccgcatatttgtgatatatctaagtgttattttgtcttgcaacaaattcaattcgttgcaggataatgacaatgagttcagtgccaatcatagcagtgtccaactacatctttgttttgtatgcaattattatttttatttgttaggatttcggtgattgaacatcaatattatggaattattattttatgttatgcaagatttagaagtactgcttgttgttcaccgatttagaagtgcaggacaggatagggagagaaaacaaatgTGCAGGACAAAAAATATGCAGTCGTTGGATGTTTAATGATTGGATGGCCAGGATTAGGTATCTACAGTCTCCAAATAATCCAGTCTACATAGaactttcttatatatatatatacatatattggcCCTGTTCCACAACCAAAGGTGGATAACTAGTTAATTTTGTCCAACTGATCTATAACCATCCATTAAGTAGGCAACGGCTAGGATTAAAAAGTACTAAGCTACATAATATAGCGTTTACGCTATATGATATAACGTAAGAACagtaaaaaatgagtacccaGCGTGGGGAGAAGCGGAGTCACAAGTCTTAAGAATCCTTTGAGAATGCAGCGTCACAAGCCTTAATAATCTCAAAAGCGAGCTTCAAAAAATGTGTCCCAAGTGTTCCGGTATAAACAGTAAAGTCCTGCACATTAAAGTCCTGCACATCTTGCCTGATAAATCCCCAGGAggtcttttttatatttgaaattttttttatttaaaataatgtatattttaaattattataaaattatgcacAATAAttacacatatcactaaaaaatttaaaatcaattaatttatttaattctcattttttaagttaatcttatttatatttattaatatttcatgttatatatattatttgtttaaagtacaataattcatatttgtttttagatattttgtttttttatattagcaaacaaaataatattaaattcttgtaactattttatctattttaatttatatatccacttttttaaaattaatattattttcaattcaactttcaaaaaatttaatttaagataTTCCATTACTTAAATGATcagtaatatatttatactttctattttcaaaatcagttatatatgatatatcatatttatactCTGTTAACTTAATTGCACAACGCATTCTAATCTAAATCCAAGAAAAACAAATTTACGTGCACATGCATGCATTATGCGCACGCACGTcacactaaaatttatattatttagacACGGTGCAATCGAATGGAGGGATTTGATGATGCATGTGTGAGCAGCGAAGAAGTAAACACCGCAGAAGAGTCCGAGGGAAAATAGGGCGTATACGCTCTATTATATGACGTAAGTCTAGTTCATCTTGCCATTGGTTGCGTTTTCGGACGGTTACAGATGGGTTGGTTGTATAAGTTAATTTCACCAACTGTGGTTGGTGAACggtttccatatatatatatatatatatatatatatatatatatatatatattgtaaagtTTTATGTGAACCAGCTGCTGACTTCTTTGTTCTTTGTAAAGAATTGGGCATGTTGGCTCGTTCAAAGTAGACTCTTGATTAAATTTCAGAAATTTTGTAGAGTCCGAAGTGAATCTTGACCTGCACCGCACAGATAGACAATCATGTGACTGGTAAGGTTGCTCATCTGATTCAACTGAATAGATAGACTATCATGTGCACTGGTAAGATTGCTCCTTTGATTCAACTGAGTAGATTATCTGTACATAGTTACAGAAAATACATAACACAATACATCTCAGATTCTTCGTCTTGAATGACTATATAACCTGAATTTGGACACTCTGGAGGTAACGAAAGAGATTCTGGATTCCTACTATACTGAGAGAGAGGCCTGGTCACATacattgttttcttttttagtAATTCGTAGTTAAGTGCTACCCCAGACAGCATAAATATGTTGTTTGTACAAGAAGATTACTTCAAATCAGATAACTTGTACACGTTAAAACAAGctattcattttaatattaattttttgtttgctGAAAGTGATTATGAGATATTAATACTATGTAACATTCATCTATATGACTCACattcatctttatttttatttttccagCATATCTTCTGTATGAGATATATAACAGTCCCTTGTACATCACACATGATCATTAGAACAGAAATTATAAAACTGAATTATGCAAAGTACTTGTTGATGTTTCCTGTAACTAGTTTAAAACCCGTGCAAGGCATCGACCTCAGTATCACACATAGTAAAGAATTTATCCATAACTTTAAACATCCTTGGATTTAATTAAGCTTTGATTAAACAGGTGCACAGACAAACAAACTACAATTTAATAGAATGCAAAGATAGATATTATTATGAAAcaatgaaattgaaaatatataagattTACATAACACAACTAAATTAataaggcttaatgaccttttagccctcgaagtatgggtggaagttccgatgcggtctcgaagtttaaaaacgtacctttcaaccctcaaagtatctttgtcgtaccttttagcccttatggcgtataccggaatataacggggtggacaaagttgacatttcacacgtgagggttaaaaggggcattaaacattaagggttaaaaagaacatctaatgtattttaatgtattctttaggggttaaaaagaatgagatgtatactttaagggttaaaaggtacgcccaaacttcaccccgaatatgaattgtcaagtttatcccccgatttataccggtatttttaaaaaggactAAAAGGTACGATAAAGATaatttgagggtcgaaaggtacgtttttaaacttcgaggccgcatcggaacttccacccatacttcgagggctaaaaggcCACTAAGCCAATTAATAAATGACAAACAAACCAGTCTTTAGAAAGGATCAGTTAGACTTTAACTCTTGAATattgaaatgaagaaactaaaaaaatttCACATCCAAAGGCACTTGAGTTGCTGAGTGTGCTTGAAATCATAAGTCATGACCACACTTCCGTCCATTCTTTTCAACACGAAACTCTCCACCAAAACATAGCAGCCAAACTTCCTCCATCCTTCGACACTTCCTCCAAACTCCTCAACTCTTTTAACTCTCACTTCCCTTTCCCCTCCATCAACCCATCCAGCCCTTTCTTCCTCCCATTTCATTCTTTCGAATATCTGTGAACTCAATCCTATGCTCACTTCTTCTCCTTTACTCCCAGAACTCTTAAATTCTATAATATTGTGAACCACATTCTTCTTATCTGGCTCTCCCTCCCTGTCTCCAACAAATATAACTTCTCTTTGAACAACCGCGTCAACCATTACAACATTGCCATGATTCATATTGTTGCACTCAAATATCTGTTCCCATCTTTGCTCAAGTGTCATCTCATAAAACATTGAATTTGTCATTTGATCTCTTGAAGTTAACGCTAGCTCCAT
This genomic window from Daucus carota subsp. sativus chromosome 7, DH1 v3.0, whole genome shotgun sequence contains:
- the LOC108194455 gene encoding uncharacterized protein LOC108194455 is translated as MHVTRPLSYYRSNPESWSLPPDGPNSGYVVLEDEDSVTYSCFGMSKDRKFIDLPFPQNKNLTTTYSSGKHRHYQDVIFFPVINQPLSSNLYYVIESHGKHKGKAYACSTEEDMMNTCCCDEVEDVKPRPFDPRDTYQQFEIANYKNGGFLAKSVAHGALPPYFLRRKGWEVESHTLRSYTLGEALGLDSTLRARLPDLNFPLPHQSSQVVVIGKWYCPFMFIKDDMLTSRDQMANSVFYEMTLEQRWEQIFERDGIDHGNIVMVNAVVQREVVWVGGKEAVWDENNVVDYTMWFKSFGIDGEEVSVGLSLEIVERMKWEEERVGWFGGDDRMTRVDRVEEFERGAEGWRKFGCFVLVESFVLKRMDGSVVMTYNFKHTHQIKCLWE